GAATGGTGAGCCTCTGGTGTAGATATCGAATGTGTGAGCACGGAATGTTGAAATCAGACTTCGCCGTTCTTGCCCATCAATGTTGACGTAATACTTCACATTAACAAAAGACTTGTCCGACGTCATCTGTATACGGTACCACTTGTTTGGTTGATCCAGCACATTATTGCCAATATAGATTGTTATAGGCGATGCCAGGTGCCATGTTAGTTTTATTGTCAAGGACACGAATGTTGGTCCAGGTCTGAGGTAGAAGGAGAATTTAGGAGAGTTTAAGGTCGCAACCTTGCACTCCCCCCCAGCTGGAGAGGCCAGGATGTAGGTCTGGCAGCCGTAGTTTTCGTGACGCTCACCTCTGCAGGAGTCCCGTGAGgcggctggcaccaccaccaccacagtgaacaagagcaccacacccaccccaagCTGGAGCACTGACGTCATCCTTCTCATAGTGACCGTCCGTCTTCACCACGgacagtgacctcactcaccacggacagtgacctcactcaccacggacagtgacctcactcaccacggacagtgacctcactcaccacggacagtgacctcactcaccacggacagtgacctcactcaccacTGTATATATTACACAACTGTGCTATAACAAGTTCGTTGCCTCCAAGAGTCGTCACAGGGACCTCTCACTTATGGTCGTCACTGCCAGTCACTCACGAGTCACGACCTGGTCCTGGGGGGTCGTCGGGACCGTCGTGGGCTGTGTAATCTTCACTAAGACCAAGATAGGTGTGTTGGTGAGAGTGCCACAGTGCCAGGCAGGGCCACTCATCAAGAACAATCTCGCTAGCAGGTCACATCCTGTAGATGTTTTGCTGCTTCATAATCTCCTTGAGGAATTGTCAACACGAGCGACCACCAGCCAGTTTTCGGGTCTACTGCACACTGTTGGGATATATATGAAAGATTGGTCTGAAACACATTACTGGCCCTCTAGTATATACAACTAAATCACACTTTTACTATAAAACAATTTCATTGGATAATTTAAATGTAAAAAATGACGTATGGTATTATTAACGTGACGTATTCCTACATTTACTTCCTATAAATATCTGTACACATAGTGTACTACTGATATGTATATGAacgtgtattactggtatgtgtatatatgtgtagtagtaggcatccatcagtctcaggagactgtggagttgtgctctggttgtcggtctggagtggcctctccagggcgcaaagcctgggtaggttgatacgaaATGAATTTTCAATTCATTCGTATATTATACATATGCTACTGGTATATGTTTCTATGTGTACTActggtatatgtatatatgtgtactaCTGGTCGCAGTTTTAGCTCCTGTTGATTTCTAGCTAATTGGCATTATTTATGTTAAGTTTTAGGCCTATTCACGAGAGAAATAACATATTTTCATCTTTGCTGTTAATCTTCTACACAGTCACATGATTACTGCGTCACGCACAGTCTTGCTTACCTTTCTCATCACGCAAATAGACAATGCCAAGACTTGGGAGCTGTTTAAAAAGCAGTTAATTTCGAATTATACGTTTTTCTGGTGGTTTTTAACTCTCCTTCATGTAAGTGATTATGTATGTATAAATGTCAGTATTAATCATTAGTTTGTTGACACACTGCACTGCCAACACACTTGGcagttagaaaggcgggtccaagagctaacagctcgattctgcaggcatatATAGTAAATACATTACAGTGAGGGGCCACTATGTTGGTCGTTCTCCTGCCAGCAAGCAACATGGATCAGCCGTTTTAATATTGTCTTATGTCAGCATGGCGCCCAAGCCGACGTAGAGGCTGTTCTCACTGTCGTGGGCGGAGCCTTTGCGGGCGTCCCACCCGCCGCCCACACTCACATCCACGCCCTCTTCACCCGTCGAGAACGGCCGGACAGCGCCAGCCACGGGGTGGAGGTCGTTCATGTCCTCGTAGATGTGGTCTTCGGGGTCGTCAACGTCGTCGTAGTTGTCTTCCTTGGAGTTCTGGGAGCCGCTGAAAGACAGAGGGAATGACCCAGTTTCCTGGTCAATAAGATTCGTATTCTTTTCTTTTCTCTTCCTCGCCTTGATCACCAGTGTTGCAATGATGATGGTGAAGACTGCAGCAGCAATAACcccgacaatgaccactatataccagGGTAGACCAAGAACTAACCTGGTTGTCTCGTTGAGGCCGTTTTCTGGTTTACTGGAGTCCTCCATTGAGGAATGTTCTTCGGCGGCTATTCCGTTTTCTGTGGTATTTGCTGGTGGGGAAACTTTAGGGAAGCTTAAGTCCACCTCCGGAAGGTAGACTGCATCGTCAGTAGACTGAACTGgagatggtgttgttggtggtgaattagctggtggtggtggtgttggtgtaggccGTGGAGGAGGGTAGTCACTAGGGTCACATTCGGGAGCATAGAATGGTGAGCCTCTGGTGTAGATATCGAATGTGTGAGCACGGAGTGTTGAAGACAGTCTTCCCCGTTCTTGCCCATCAATGTTGACGTAATACTTCACATTAACATAAGACTTGTCCGACGTCAACTGTATACGGTACCACCTGTCTGGTTGATCCAGCACATCCCTGCCAATATAGATTGTTTTAGAGGATGCCATGTGCCATGTTAGTTTTATTGTCAAGGACACGAATGTTGGTCCAGGTCTGAGGTAGAAGGAGTATTTAGGAGAGTTTAAAGTCGCAATCTTGCACTCCCCCCCAGCTGGAGAGGCCAGGATGTAGGTCTGGCAGCCGTAGTTTTCGTGTCGCTCACCTCTGCagaagtcctgtgaggcggctggcaccaccaccaccacagtgaacaagagcaccacacccaccccaagCTGGAGCACTGACGTCATCCTTCTTATGGTGACCCTCCGTCGTCACCACGgacagtgacctcactcaccacggacagtgacctcactcaccacggacagcgacctcactcaccacggacagtgacctcactcaccacggacagtgacctcactcaccacTGTATATATTACACAACTGTGCTATAACAAGTTCGCTGCCTCCAAGAGTCGTCACAGGGACCTCTCACTTATGGTCGTCACTGCCAGTCACTCACGGGTCACGACCTGGTCCTGGGGGGTCGTCGGGACCGTCGTGGGTGTGTGTGACCTTCACTCTGACCAAGATGGGAGTGCTGGTGAGAGTGCCACAGTGCCAGGCTGGGCCACGCCTCAAGAACCCACTCACCGGTCGACCACATCCTGTAGCTGTTTTTTGTTTTGCTGCTTGATAATCTCCTTGAGGAGTTGTCAACACGAGCGACCACCAGCCAGTGTTCAGGTCTACTGCACACTGTTGGGATATGTATGAAATATTGGTCTGAAACACATGACTGGTCCTCTAGTATATACAACTAAATCACACTTTTGCAATAAAaataattcttttgataatttaaAGGTCAAAAAAAGACGTATAGTATTGACGAAGTTTCTACATTTACTTCcaataaatatatctacatatagtGTACTACTGGTATGTGTATCTATGTAACCGACTGATATGTGTATCTGTGTGTGCTACTGGTATATGTATCTGTGTACTActggtatgtgtatatatatgtgtacttgTATATGTATCAATGTGTACTATTGGTATATATATCAATGTGTACTACTTGTATATGTATCAATGTGTACTACTGGTATATGGAAGTCAACTCCTGTTGACTTCCAGCTAATTGGCATTATTTATTTTTACGTTTTAGGCCTATAAATTAGATAAATCACATATATACATCTTCGCTTATATCAGTCTTGAACTCAATCACTTGATTACTGCGTCACGCACAGTCTTGCTTACCTTTCTTATCTCGCAAATAAACACCGAGACTTGAGAGCTGTTTTAAAATGCAGTCAAGTTTCGAATTATATTTTTCCTAGTGGTTTGTAACTTTCTTTTATGTAAGTGATGAAGTATATATAAATATCAGTATTATTCATTAGTTTGTTGACACTGCACTGCTAACACACTTgatagttagaaaggcggggtccaagagctaacagctcgattctgcagccataaatagtaaatacattacAGTGAGGGGCCACTATGTTGTCATTCTCCTGCCAGCAAGCAACATGGATCAGGTGTTTAATATTGTCTTACGTCAGCATGGCGCCCAAGCCGACGTAGAGGCTGTTCTCACTGTCGTGGGCGGAGCCTTTGCGGGCGTTCCATCCGCCGCCCACACTCGCATCCACGCCCTCTTCACCCGTCGAGAACGGACGAACAGCGCCAGCCATGGGGTGGAGGTCGTTCATGTCCTCGTAGATGTGGTCTTCGGGGTCGTCGACGTCGTCGTAGTTGTCTTCGTTGGAGTTCTGGGAACCGCTGAAAGACAGAGGGAATGACCCAGTTTCCTGGTCAATAAGATTCGTATTCATTTCTTTTCTCTTCCTCGCCTTGATCACCAGTGTTGCAATGATGATGGTGACGACTGCAGCAGCAATAACcccgacaatgaccactatataccagGGTAGACCAAGAACTAACCTGGTTGTCGCCTCCATGGTGCCGTTTTCTGGTTTACTGGAGTCCTCCGTAGTGGAATGTTCTTCGGCGGCTTCTTCGTTTTCTGTGGTGTTTGCAGGCGGGGGAACTTTAGGGAAGCTTAAGTCCACCCCCGGAAGGTTGGATGCATCGTCAGTAGACTGAACTGgagatggtgttgttggtggtgaaggcgctgctggtggtggtgttggtgtaggccGTGGAGGAGGGTAGTCACTAGGGTCACAGTCGCGAGCATAGTATGGTGAGCCAGTGACGTAGATATCGAAAGTGTTGGCACTGAATAATATTGACCGCAGCTTTCGCCGTTCTTGCCCATCAACATAGACGTAATACGTCTCATCAATAAGAGATGTGTGCGACGTCATCTGTATACGGTACCACTTGTTTGATTGATCCAGCACATCCCTGCCTATGTAAATTGTCTCAGTCACTCCCAACCTCCATGTGAGTATCACTTGCAAGGACGTGAAGGTTGGGCCGGGTCTGAGGTAGAAGGAGAAGTCAGGAGAACCAAACGTCGCAaactgacacttgccactgtctgGAGTGGCTAGGATGAGGGTCTGACAGCCGTAGTTATCATGAAGCCTTTTGTTACACCATTGTTGTGAGgcggctggcaccaccacctccacagtgaacaagagcaccacacccaccccaagCTGGAGCACTGACGTCATCCTTCTCATGGTGACCCTCCGTCGTCACCACGgacagtgacctcactcaccacggacagtgacctcactcaccacggacagtgacctcactcactacggacagtgacctcactcaccacTGTATATATTACACAACTGTGCTATAACAAGTTCGCTGCCTCCAAGAGTCGTCACAGGGACCTCTCACTTATGGTCGTCACTGCCAGTTACTCACGGGTCACGACCTGGTCCTGGGGGGTCGTCGGGACCGTCGTGGGTGTGTGTGACCTCCACTATCACCAAGAGTAGTGTGTCTCAGAGTATTCTCCATACCACAGTGTCACACTGCCCACGCGCCTCGTGAGCTTTCACTGGGGGCCGAACATCCTGGCCAAGTAGGTGTTGTCGTTCTCTAAAAAGAAAACAAATCGTAAAAGAAATGGAGCTTGTGGCGTCCTGTCCTAAGGCTCACATTCGTCTGAGAAGTTACGACACGTATTTTCCAAGAGATAATTACactagaaggtgtgtgtgtgtgtaattatctaagtgtagttacaggatgagagctatgctcgtggtgtcctgtcttcccagtactctttgtcatataacgctttgaaattgttGTGTTATTCGTGCCTGCAGGATcgtgctgttagctcttggaccccgcctttctaatcgtcggttgtctaatgtactgactcgacTTATttttttccctatcatatcttctACATATTTCATACGTACAACCACGCAAGCacgcactaggtgagtacacatacacaaggggtccgggttcgattccttgccgaggcagaaacagaaagtagtctccgtggtgtagtggtaagacactcgcctggcgtttcgcgaacgctttgtcctgggttcgtatcctggccggggaagattgactgggcgcaaatccttaactgtagcctctgtttaacccaacagtaaaatgggtacttggttgttaaactattttgcgggtcgtattccggggaacataggattatatatatatatatatatatatatatatatatatatatatatatatatatatatatatatatatatatatatatatattgttacgataatctccttcaagagagatttggcctgctcatgGCCAAATGGTCATGCTCATGTACTGCTTCAGtatatctacaacatctagatacaacaagcaagtgtagtacatatttagtcaacTACGTTTTGCCAGGCGTAAACAcatcacactcgctctccacctccccccccccctcgtcgccgatcaccaaactaccatttccagcctgcccgcttctgattggtgaatcgacgtctgcaccactgcacttctgtacctcagcgccatctacctagccgatgtctgggcctgcaccagccattggagttagaatattctgtgctctcaagctgaaacaaccatctgatatacgctctgtctattagtggatgttctcagccagcgctttattctcagcatctgttaatttcattttgcctttatccattttagagtaacgtcaccactatattattttatgttatttttttaatcttgtgagtttgcactgtacatagccaaggaattgtcttactcatattttgttttaaattttatttaagtttcattgttcatactatttgttttgcctttgctacaggacacaacagctacgcagtcatctttttttttttttttaaatgtgataggcattgacaccagccattgggaggactgccgaacaccacttcttttttccatcatatacacacatatatatatatatatatatatatatatatatatatatatatatatatatatatatatatatatatatatgatatagaaTCCCGCAGGTACTATTCTGTCAGATGTGCCAATCTCGCATTAATAAAAGAGAAAGCAAAATAAAATAGAGCTGCTGAGTCCTTTACGGTGTACCAATTGCGGGCAAAAAACAATGAAAACAACAAGACAAGACAATGAAAactttaaatatttaatataacaaaaaatgactttaattatacacaaaataataAGAAACAATGACAAAAAAAACCATTGACCACTTGACtttacacaagtatataaacacacacaaaatatacacaaaatataaacataaaatacacaaaatataaatcagtgaatttacgttactgacAAAAGGTGAATGTGAGACTTTATAGAATGTGCTCTGAACGTCAGTCGTCACCCGTTCGTGAGAACGTCAAGGTATAGGACACGTGTGAGCTGTGAGAGAGCACGAGATGGTGTCTGATTGAccagattagagagagagagagagagagaagattaagccacccaaaaggtggcttgggcatgaatagcccataagtggtggcccttttgagccatttccagtatcaaaagatgatactggagatctgtggaggtgcgactgcaccctgcgtgacgggagatgtctcccgtcttgaccagattgattgattgatgaagattaagccacgcaaaaggtggcacgggcatgaatagcccgtaagtggtggcccttttgagccattaccagtatcattagatgatactggagatctgtggaggtgcgactgcaccctgcgtgacgggagatgtctcccgattgaccaagtgattgattgattgatgaagattaagccagccaaaaggtggcacgggcatgaatagcccgtaagtggtggcccttttgagccattacctgtatcaagagctgatactggagatctgtggaggtgcgactgcaccctacgaatAGGTCGTGACCTCTCGAATGTGtccaagattgatgaagattaagccacccaaaaggtggcacgggcatgaatatcccgtaacaTTGACCAGGCCGCCGGCAGGGCTTATATATGGGCGGTGACGTCACACTGGCGCGGAGCTGGGTCGTAGTCGAGGAACCCGCAATGTAGGTAGTAGTTTGCTGGGGGTAAATTGGAGCCCGCGAGTCCTTTCATGGGAGGTAGGGAGGTGGAAGTAGGAGAGGCTAGACAATACTTTTTGCCACGTATTGTTGGCAATTCTTGTTGTTGATGGGTAATGTTGCAGAATACAACAACAGAATACAACAAGTCAagccttggcctcgggccgggcttggggagtagaagaactcccagaaccccatcaaccaggtatcaaccagaataCAACAGAATTGAAAACGAAAGGAACAGGCAgaatccactgctatgcaggggataacagtaacaataattaaaaaaaatggacAGTTTCAttcaccttgatgcacctgttcacctagcagtaaataagttaatgggagttagacagctgttatgggctacttcctggggatgtgtgtgcatgtatcggagaaatatatgtagaagaCAAAATAATACACGTTAGAAAGGCGGatcccaagagctaatagctcgattctgcagatacacctggtaaacacacacatgacgcccccccccccacaacacaggTGTGGACTGACAGGTGTTGGCTGTGTTTCAGGAGATCGAGCTTGATGTGAGCGACGTCCCCGACCTTCCGACGCCCGAGCCTTCACCTGTGTTTGAGGTGAGTAGTGTCTGCCTGTTGGCGCCGGGGGAGGCTGTCTGCTGGCGCCGGGGAGGGGTGGGAGGCTGTCTGCTGGCGccggggagggtgggagggtgtcTTCTGGCGTCGGGGAGGGTGGGAGGCTGTCTGCTGGCGCCGGGGAGGGTGGGAGGCTGGCGCCGGGGAGGGTGGAAGGCTGTCTTCTGGCGCCGGGGAGGGTGGGAGGCTGTCTGCTGGCGCCGGGGAGGGTGGGAGGCTGGCGCCGGGGAGGGTGGGAGGCTGTCTGCTGGCGCTGGGGGAGGCTGTCTGCTGGCGCCTGGGGAGGGTGTCTGTTGGCGCCGGGGAGGGGTGGGAGGCTGTCTGCTGGCGCCGGGGAGGGTGGGAGGCTGTCTTCTGGCGCCGGGGAGGGTGGGAGGCTGTCATCTGGCGCCGGGGAGGGTGGGAGGCTGTCTTCTGGCGCCGGGGAGGGTGGGAGGCTGTCTTCTGGCGCCGGGGAGGGTGGGAGGCTATCTTCTGGCGCCGGGGAGGGTGGGAGGCTGTCTTCTGGCGCCGGGGAGGGTGGGAGGCTGTCTTCTGGCGCCGGGGAGGGTGGGAGGCTGTCATCTGGCGCCGGGGAGGGTGGGAGGCTGTCATCTGGCGCCGGGGAGGGTGGGATGCTGTCTTCTGGCGCCGGGGAGGGTGGGAGGCTGTCATCTGGCGCCGGGGAGGGTGGGAGGCTGTCTTCTGGCGCCGGGGAGGGTGGGAGGCTGTCTTCTGGCGCCGGGGAGGGTGGGAGGCTGTCATCTGGCGCCGGGGAGGGTGGGAGGCTGTCTTCTGGCGCCGGGGAGGGTGGGAGGCTGTCTTCTGGCGCCGGGGAGGGTGGGAGGCTGTCATCTGGCGCCGGGGAGGGTGGAAGGATAGGGGAGGGGGTTCTACCGGCGCCATGGATGGTGTGACGGCACCCTCTGGCGCCAGGAAGGGTTGAAAGATGCCTGGTGGTTCCAGGATGGATGGGAGGGTGTCTGCTGGCGCTGGGAAGGATGGTAGACCCCCTACTGTCGCCATGGAAGGTGCATGGATGCCTATTGGCGCCAGGGAGTGGTGGGTGAGTCTGCTGGCGCCAGTGATTAAGTAGCGGTAGTAATTTGAAAGAGAAGAGAGGAACAACCACAGAAGCAGGGAGCATATATCGACGTGACGAAAGAAGAAATTACAATAAAATCTTAAAAAAAGTGGAGGAAATGAGGTAGAAAGAGAAGGGTGAATATACAGaggaagagaagagaggagagagagaggaggagcaaGAGGATGTTTATACTGGGTGACCAGCCGGATGTTTGGGCTGGGGAGGATGTGCATCCTTCGCGGGTGTTTCTGGGGAGATTTGACGTCGTTTGGGGGAGAAAAGATGGGAAAGTTAGGNNNNNNNNNNNNNNNNNNNNNNNNNNNNNNNNNNNNNNNNNNNNNNNNNNNNNNNNNNNNNNNNNNNNNNNNNNNNNNNNNNNNNNNNNNNNNNNNNNNNNNNNNNNNNNNNNNNNNNNNNNNNNNNNNNNNNNNNNNNNNNNNNNNNNNNNNNNNNNNNNNNNNNNNNNNNNNNNNNNNNNNNNNNNNNNNNNNNNNNNNNNNNNNNNNNNNNNNNNNNNNNNNNNNNNNNNNNNNNNNNNNNNNNNNNNNNNNNNNNNNNNNNNNNNNNNNNNNNNNNNNNNNNNNNNNNNNNNNNNNNNNNNNNNNNNNNNNNNNNNNNNNNNNNNNNNNNNNNNNNNNNNNNNNNNNNNNNNNNNNNNNNNNNNNNNNNNNNNNNNNNNNNNNNNNNNNNNNNNNNNNNNNNNNNNNNNNNNNNNNNNNNNNNNNNNNNNNNNNNNNNNNNNNNNNNNNNNNNNNNNNNNNNNNNNNNNNNNNNNNNNNNNNNNNNNNNNNNNNNNCTTCCTCCGCTTGATCACTAGTGCTGCTGTGACGACGACTaccgcagcaccagcagcaactatAGCCccgacaatgaccacaatatgcCAAGGTTGGACAAGAACTGACGCAGTTGGCTCTGCGCTGTTGCCCTTCTCAGGTTTACTGGAGTCCTCCGTAGTGACGTGTTCTCCGTTTTCTGTGGTGGAGGCTAGAGTGGGAAGATAAGAATTCGTCGCTATGTAGTCTATAGGTTTACAGTTGAAAGTACAGTATGGTGAACCTGAGACGTAGATACTGAAACTTTCGCCACTGTATACTTCACTCACACTATGCTGTTCTCGACCGTCAATGTAGACGTAATACGTCGCGTTACCAGGAGACGTGCGGGACGACGTTTGTACATGGTACCACTTATTTAGACTCTCGAACACATATCTGCCGATAACAATTGACGTAGAGCTTCCCTGGGGCCATGTGATTTTGATTTCCAAGTACGTGAAggttggacttggtctgaggtagAAAGAGTTGTCAAGAGAATCGGTTGCTGAAAAGAGACACTTGCCAGCGTCTCGGGAGTCCAGGGTGTAGGTCTGGCAGCCGTAGTTATCATGAAGCTCTCTGTCGCACCATTGTTGTGAGgcggctggcaccaccaccaccacagtgaacaagagcaccacacccaccccaagCTGGAGCACTGACGTCATCCTTCTCATGGTGACCTCCGTCGTCACCACGgacagtgacctcactcaccacggacagtgacctcactcaccacggagtgtgacctcactcaccacggacagtgacctcactcaccacggacagtgacctcactcaccacggacagtgacctcactcaccacggacagtgacctcactcaccacggacagtgacctcactcaccacggacagtgacctcactcaccacTGTATATATTACACAACTGTGCTATAACAAGTTCGCTGCCTCCAAGAGTCGTCACAGGGACCTCTCACCTATGGTCGTCACTGCCAGTCACTCACGGGTCACGACCTGGTCCTGGGGGGTCGTCGGGACCGTCGTGGGTGTGTGTGACCTTCACTCTGACCAAGATGGGAGTGCTGGTGAGAGTGCCACAGTGCCAGGCTGGGCCACGCCTCAAGAACCAACTCACTGATAATCCACATCCTGTAGCTTCTTGctactgttgttattgctattaatttcgtAAAGATTACGATGACCCAAACGACAGCCACATCCTGGCCACCCGAGTCGTAAGGGGCTCACGATCCCTACGTCTCTTCCAGACGGCCCCCTACAGCCCTTCCAGACGGCCCCATACAACCATTCCAGACGGCCCCCTACAACCCTTCCAGGCGGCCCCCTACAACCCTTCCAGACGGCCCCTTACTGCCCTTCCAGACAGCCCATTACAGCCCTTCCAGACGGCCCCTTACAACCATTCCAGGCGGCCCCTTACTGCCTTTCCAGACGGCCCCCTTAAGTCCTTCAAGACGGCATAATACAACCTTTTAGACGGCCTCTAGAACTCTTCATCTCTACAGACTCTTCTTGGTTCGGGCACTCTTGTTCATACATAAACTCTGTCAGTCGTAGACGGGAAGGTGCGATGCGAGACAGGTATACCTGATTCAGATTCACACTGTGCCGTCGCTAAGATTCTGGAGCACTGTCTGCTCCAGGAACACCGCAAAGACCCCTCGCGGGGGGCCGCAACATTCAGTGTTCCAATAGCATGGTCCAGGTCCGCGCCGCGGTGTGCACGACAGGCCACCGCCACCAAGGGAGAGACGGCTGACAGAGCCAGGGGCGCGGGAGTGACCTCGTACTGTCCATTCTCCGTCACCGTCGCGTCGTCCGCCGATATCTTCACGGGAATACCAACATGTGTCTCATTGTAACTACAGGATGTCTTACGATATCCTCAAGCTGTTTCTTGTTGCTTGAGAAGTCTCCTTTGTAACCACATTTTCTGCGTTAATGTTGGGCATTGTTATAGTTGCTTGGTTAAAGTTAGGTTAGAGGTGCTTGTATTATATCCGAGCGTGTGTGTGTAGACGAGACGCAAAATGTCCGCCACGAGCAATATGTGTAACTGGTTTACTTCAGAAAAGTATTTTTTGTGAAGTCAAGAGACATAATGTATACGTGCACTTGCATGCATCATGCTCCGGTTAACTGAGCAACTTGTCCTctcacaaagaacgtcgcttttcgctcgtatgcgttacatacggcCAAGAATTGTCGtaatagaaaatggaagcggctggcgaaagtaaaGTACTGTCCcgctttctgttttgggtcctctggtaggttaggataagggcacattaaactgaccgttttcttgacgttggcaaaccttaggaggacggactgaactgaggggggggggggggtaagattcTTGTGGCGACAGACCTCCTTTATCTGTAGCACTGGTCAGCGACGTCCGGTCACAACAGAATGGTCCCGAGTTTGACTCCCGCAGAAGGACAGAGAtatttgggcacatttcctcttaCCTGAAGCCTCTGTgttcctagcagtaagtaggtacctcggGATTAGCCAACTGTTGTGGATTGCAGCCTGTGAAAGCTCAGTAGCTggcctagtggggggggggggcgggactaCGAAGGGCCCAACAAGC
The window above is part of the Procambarus clarkii isolate CNS0578487 chromosome 84, FALCON_Pclarkii_2.0, whole genome shotgun sequence genome. Proteins encoded here:
- the LOC138358565 gene encoding uncharacterized protein, whose translation is MRRMTSVLQLGVGVVLLFTVEVVVPAASQQWCNKRLHDNYGCQTLILATPDSGKCQFATFGSPDFSFYLRPGPTFTSLQVILTWRLGVTETIYIGRDVLDQSNKWYRIQMTSHTSLIDETYYVYVDGQERRKLRSILFSANTFDIYVTGSPYYARDCDPSDYPPPRPTPTPPPAAPSPPTTPSPVQSTDDASNLPGVDLSFPKVPPPANTTENEEAAEEHSTTEDSSKPENGTMEATTSGSQNSNEDNYDDVDDPEDHIYEDMNDLHPMAGAVRPFSTGEEGVDASVGGGWNARKGSAHDSENSLYVGLGAMLT